A section of the Malania oleifera isolate guangnan ecotype guangnan chromosome 2, ASM2987363v1, whole genome shotgun sequence genome encodes:
- the LOC131149236 gene encoding uncharacterized protein LOC131149236 isoform X3: MYLDGVLQGTGDGAFQGTNGLSNTCEDFLLDAETSDRVNSLDYSPYEESCLGNLGSRGHFPAFKRGECGAEASELSMGNIPWLESTCSQNLPLLDKKAIHELNENFRNKFDQESSVTEKQWLKYHSTFGLGNLGELDNGMSLLESGSTSAENEGKTFFSCSNEFSRRPSSLFTGVSSSNDLPIDLHMKRERLACCDSLKNSSSDVRKVEYGALDSGGKGVLTQKRLRKPTRRYIEESLEQKGRYKKCGRSYKCSGDKFLRVRFRKQHCPKGSGETPLVCQNESFTGGCIQVPFGPPVEKGSPKRHSSFLGHEHENCEDRILDEISDMENFCAESEDERSDDESITKINTKKDGRRRKHHRLWTLSEVMKLIEGVSQYGVGRWTEIKRLLFSSSAHRTSVDLKDKWRNLLRASCTKLQSKREVEQGRKHPSHHIPQPVLHRVRELAVIYPYPRERRSKVSCTAPVPSAAPSTANLVPLSAAVRV; encoded by the exons ATG TATCTTGATGGAGTGTTGCAAGGAACTGGTGATGGGGCTTTTCAAGGAACAAATGGTCTTTCAAATACTTGTGAAGATTTCCTTTTGG ATGCTGAAACTTCTGATAGGGTCAACAGTTTAGATTACAGTCCATATGAAGAATCTTGCTTGGGAAACTTGGGTTCAAGAGGCCACTTCCCAGCTTTCAAAAGGGGAGAATGTGGTGCTGAAGCTTCAGAATTGTCTATGGGTAATATTCCTTGGCTTGAATCCACATGCAGTCAGAATTTGCCTCTGCTTGACAAGAAGGCAATTCATGAGCTTAATGAGAATTTTAGGAACAAGTTTGATCAGGAATCATCAGTTACAGAAAAACAGTGGCTGAAGTACCATTCAACATTTGGATTAGGGAATCTTGGTGAGTTGGACAATGGCATGAGCCTTTTGGAATCTGGTTCAACTTCTGCTGAAAATGAAGGAAAAACATTCTTCTCATGTAGTAATGAGTTCTCCAGAAGACCATCCAGCCTCTTTACAGGTGTGTCTAGTAGCAATGATTTGCCAATAGATCTACATATGAAAAGGGAGAGACTTGCTTGCTGTGATTCTCTTAAAAACTCATCTTCTGATGTTAGAAAAGTTGAATATGGTGCCTTAGATTCAGGGGGAAAAGGTGTACTTACACAAAAGAGATTGCGTAAGCCTACGCGGAGGTACATTGAAGAATCTTTGGAGCAGAAAGGTAGATATAAAAAATGTGGAAGGTCTTATAAATGCTCAGGGGATAAGTTTCTCCGTGTTAGATTTCGTAAGCAGCATTGCCCAAAGGGATCTGGGGAAACACCATTGGTCTGTCAGAATGAATCTTTTACAGGAGGTTGCATTCAGGTTCCTTTTGGTCCACCAGTGGAGAAAGGGAGCCCAAAGCGACATTCATCATTTCTG GGTCATGAACATGAGAATTGTGAGGACAGAATCTTAGATGAAATTTCTGATATGGAGAATTTTTGTGCCGAGTCAGAAGATGAGAGATCTGATGATGAAAGTATCACAAAGATTAACACTAAAAAGGATGGCCGAAGGAGAAAGCACCATAGGTTGTGGACACTTTCTGAGGTGATGAAATTGATTGAAGGTGTTTCTCAATACGGAGTTGGGAGATGGACTGAAATAAAGAGGCTGCTGTTCTCCTCATCTGCACATCGCACATCTGTTGATCTTAAG GACAAATGGCGAAATCTTCTAAGGGCTAGTTGTACGAAGTTGCAGAGCAAGAGAGAG GTTGAGCAGGGAAGAAAGCATCCATCGCATCATATTCCACAGCCTGTTCTCCACCGCGTGAGGGAGCTGGCTGTCATCTATCCATACCCAAGAGAGCGGAGATCCAAGGTGTCTTGCACTGCCCCTGTTCCGTCAGCTGCCCCCTCCACTGCCAATTTGGTGCCGTTGTCAGCTGCCGTCAGAGTGTAG
- the LOC131149236 gene encoding uncharacterized protein LOC131149236 isoform X2, which translates to MAKHARDDFDIDINQYLDGVLQGTGDGAFQGTNGLSNTCEDFLLDAETSDRVNSLDYSPYEESCLGNLGSRGHFPAFKRGECGAEASELSMGNIPWLESTCSQNLPLLDKKAIHELNENFRNKFDQESSVTEKQWLKYHSTFGLGNLGELDNGMSLLESGSTSAENEGKTFFSCSNEFSRRPSSLFTGVSSSNDLPIDLHMKRERLACCDSLKNSSSDVRKVEYGALDSGGKGVLTQKRLRKPTRRYIEESLEQKGRYKKCGRSYKCSGDKFLRVRFRKQHCPKGSGETPLVCQNESFTGGCIQVPFGPPVEKGSPKRHSSFLGHEHENCEDRILDEISDMENFCAESEDERSDDESITKINTKKDGRRRKHHRLWTLSEVMKLIEGVSQYGVGRWTEIKRLLFSSSAHRTSVDLKDKWRNLLRASCTKLQSKREVEQGRKHPSHHIPQPVLHRVRELAVIYPYPRERRSKVSCTAPVPSAAPSTANLVPLSAAVRV; encoded by the exons ATGGCCAAGCATGCACGAGATGATTTTGACATTGATATTAATCAG TATCTTGATGGAGTGTTGCAAGGAACTGGTGATGGGGCTTTTCAAGGAACAAATGGTCTTTCAAATACTTGTGAAGATTTCCTTTTGG ATGCTGAAACTTCTGATAGGGTCAACAGTTTAGATTACAGTCCATATGAAGAATCTTGCTTGGGAAACTTGGGTTCAAGAGGCCACTTCCCAGCTTTCAAAAGGGGAGAATGTGGTGCTGAAGCTTCAGAATTGTCTATGGGTAATATTCCTTGGCTTGAATCCACATGCAGTCAGAATTTGCCTCTGCTTGACAAGAAGGCAATTCATGAGCTTAATGAGAATTTTAGGAACAAGTTTGATCAGGAATCATCAGTTACAGAAAAACAGTGGCTGAAGTACCATTCAACATTTGGATTAGGGAATCTTGGTGAGTTGGACAATGGCATGAGCCTTTTGGAATCTGGTTCAACTTCTGCTGAAAATGAAGGAAAAACATTCTTCTCATGTAGTAATGAGTTCTCCAGAAGACCATCCAGCCTCTTTACAGGTGTGTCTAGTAGCAATGATTTGCCAATAGATCTACATATGAAAAGGGAGAGACTTGCTTGCTGTGATTCTCTTAAAAACTCATCTTCTGATGTTAGAAAAGTTGAATATGGTGCCTTAGATTCAGGGGGAAAAGGTGTACTTACACAAAAGAGATTGCGTAAGCCTACGCGGAGGTACATTGAAGAATCTTTGGAGCAGAAAGGTAGATATAAAAAATGTGGAAGGTCTTATAAATGCTCAGGGGATAAGTTTCTCCGTGTTAGATTTCGTAAGCAGCATTGCCCAAAGGGATCTGGGGAAACACCATTGGTCTGTCAGAATGAATCTTTTACAGGAGGTTGCATTCAGGTTCCTTTTGGTCCACCAGTGGAGAAAGGGAGCCCAAAGCGACATTCATCATTTCTG GGTCATGAACATGAGAATTGTGAGGACAGAATCTTAGATGAAATTTCTGATATGGAGAATTTTTGTGCCGAGTCAGAAGATGAGAGATCTGATGATGAAAGTATCACAAAGATTAACACTAAAAAGGATGGCCGAAGGAGAAAGCACCATAGGTTGTGGACACTTTCTGAGGTGATGAAATTGATTGAAGGTGTTTCTCAATACGGAGTTGGGAGATGGACTGAAATAAAGAGGCTGCTGTTCTCCTCATCTGCACATCGCACATCTGTTGATCTTAAG GACAAATGGCGAAATCTTCTAAGGGCTAGTTGTACGAAGTTGCAGAGCAAGAGAGAG GTTGAGCAGGGAAGAAAGCATCCATCGCATCATATTCCACAGCCTGTTCTCCACCGCGTGAGGGAGCTGGCTGTCATCTATCCATACCCAAGAGAGCGGAGATCCAAGGTGTCTTGCACTGCCCCTGTTCCGTCAGCTGCCCCCTCCACTGCCAATTTGGTGCCGTTGTCAGCTGCCGTCAGAGTGTAG